The genomic window ACGCGCATGGGAAAAACCTCGGTTTAATCCTCACCGCGGATATTGACACCGTCCACAGCCATCTTTTCCAAAGCCTTGAGCTTTCTCAAAACCTGCAGTTTTGCCAAAGTTCCCAGATGGTCTGTAAACAGCACACCGTTCAGATGGTCAATCTCATGTTGAACCACCACCGCCGGAAAACCGGAATATTTCACCAAACGTTTTTCTCCATCCAGGGTGGTGAAGGAAACTTTGACTTCTGAAGGGCGGGTCACCTTCGCATAGATGTCTGGAACGCTGATGCAGCCTTCTTCGGTGTCGGTTTCTCCATCGGATTTTTCGATGGCGGGGTTTATCATAACCAGAGGGTCGCGCTTGTCTATATCGCTGCCCCAGAATGGGTCAATGGCAATCATGCGCTTGCTCACACCCACCTGCGGAGCCGCAAGACCAACCCCATCACGATGATACATCGTATTCACCAAATCTTCCGCGAACTCTTTCAGGGCGTCATCAATCTCGGTGATTTCAACCGCTTTCAAGCGCAGGATGCTATCTCCGTAGATACGGATATCCAAAAGTTTGGGCGTTTCGGGCATCAGGATTTGGTATTACCTTCAGGTCTGATAATTTCAACCACAGCGCCGCGCTGGAATTCCACGCGCACGTGGTTTGTTTCGTCGATTTCCACCACGATGGTGTTTTTATCGGGTTTTATGGTCACAATGCGTCCCAGTATGCCGGAATTGGTTACCACCTTGTCATTTACCTGCAGGTTATCCAGCATTTTTTGCATTTCCTTCTGTCTTTTCTGCTGAGGCATAATCATGAGGAAATACAGTAGGGCAAACATAATCAGGATGGGCAAAAAGTTCATCAGAAGGTTGCCTTGTTGAGGTGTGGCGCCGTCTTTGGCGGGTCCAGCCATCATTAATATATATTGCATTTATTCTCCTATTGGCCAAAAAATCTTGGCGCTATCAGTTTTATAAATTGGATGACCACATTAGCGTAAAATCCGGCCAAAAGGTCGTCAACCACAACTCCCCAGCCACCTTTGAGGCGTTGGGAAACGTTGATGGGAAAAGGTTTTGCAATGTCGAAAACCCGAAACAGCGCGAAGGCGTAAACCGCCATCAAAACCGATTTGGGCAAAAACATCACGCTTACAAAATAACCGCAAAACTCGTCTATGACAATCGCCGGCGCGTCTTTACCCAGTTTTTTTTCCGCCAAGCCGCTAATCCACACCGAAAACAGACTGACAACAAGCAAGCCTAACCCAGTGAACCACCAGCCTTTACCCTCAAAAAGGCTTTGCGGCAAAAGCAGATAGATTCCCGCCGCAAAAAGCGTTCCCCAGGTTCCGGGCGCGAAGGGAATGAAACCCACCCCAAAGAGGGAGGCGATGAAATTTTCGGGATGAAAGACTTTTCGCTTCATTTATTGGACAATCTCGACAAAGGATTTGGAAATCAGTTCCTCAATCCATTCATCATAAACTTCGGAAAACTTCTCCTGATAAAGGTAGTTTTTCAGGCTTGATTTAACTTCTTCATAGCTGAAAACCCGATCCGGCAATTCCTGCAGGCGCGCGAAAACCAGCAGCATGCCTTCATTTTCCAAAACCGGGGTCATTTTTCCCACCGGCGTCGCCATAATCTGAGCCATATATAGCTCCGGCATTTCTTCCTGGGAAAGCTCTCCAATCACACCGCCCTTGGGCCCTGAAATGGTGTCTTCGGAATATTCGCGGGCAAGCTCTTCAAAGCTTTCCTGACCGCTGTTATAGCGCTCGCGAATGTCTTCCATCAGTTCGAAAGCTTCTTCGGCATCCTGCTCTGAAGGCTCCAAAATTTTGAGGATATGACGGGCGCGGATTTCATTGGCGCGTTTTTCTTCCACCTTGATGATGTGGAACCCGTAATCACTGCGCACAATTCC from Candidatus Cloacimonadota bacterium includes these protein-coding regions:
- the def gene encoding peptide deformylase produces the protein MPETPKLLDIRIYGDSILRLKAVEITEIDDALKEFAEDLVNTMYHRDGVGLAAPQVGVSKRMIAIDPFWGSDIDKRDPLVMINPAIEKSDGETDTEEGCISVPDIYAKVTRPSEVKVSFTTLDGEKRLVKYSGFPAVVVQHEIDHLNGVLFTDHLGTLAKLQVLRKLKALEKMAVDGVNIRGED
- the yajC gene encoding preprotein translocase subunit YajC, with translation MQYILMMAGPAKDGATPQQGNLLMNFLPILIMFALLYFLMIMPQQKRQKEMQKMLDNLQVNDKVVTNSGILGRIVTIKPDKNTIVVEIDETNHVRVEFQRGAVVEIIRPEGNTKS
- a CDS encoding phosphatidylglycerophosphatase A gives rise to the protein MKRKVFHPENFIASLFGVGFIPFAPGTWGTLFAAGIYLLLPQSLFEGKGWWFTGLGLLVVSLFSVWISGLAEKKLGKDAPAIVIDEFCGYFVSVMFLPKSVLMAVYAFALFRVFDIAKPFPINVSQRLKGGWGVVVDDLLAGFYANVVIQFIKLIAPRFFGQ